The genomic window ATCACCCCTTTTTGCCGAAACATCCAACTGACACAGCCGGTTTCCCCCAAGCTGCCCCCTGTCTTACTAAAGGCTTCCCGCACTTCAGCCGCAGTCCGGTTGCGGTTGTCGGTCATGGCTTCGATCAAAACCGCCACCCCCCCGGGGCCGTAGCCCTCATAGCGAATGTCTTCTAGAGGGCTGTCGTCGCTCCAGTTGCCGGATCCCTTGGCGATTGCCCGTTCAATGTTCTCACTGGGCATCCCCGCCGCTTTGGCTTTATCCACCGCCGCCCGTAGCTGAAAATTCCCGTCTGGATCCGGTAAACCATTGCGAGCCGCCACAATAATCGCGCGGGAAAGTTTGGTGAATATACTGCCCTTCTTGGCATCTACGCGGGCCTTTTGCCGCTTAATGTTGGCCCACTTACTATGTCCTGCCATGCTGCTATGTACCCGTCAAACAATTAACCAGAGGGATCCTCTTCTTTTTTTGCAGCCTAGATCACCCTAGCCCAGGACTCAAGCGGGCAACGGCTGAAAGATTGTTGAACAGAATGAATGAATCCAGAAATAGGGAACCTTTGGAGGGATCCCTTCACCCTCCCTGACATTCACCAAGCATTCACCAAGATGGAAGACCCCAACCCCATTAGGGTTGAATCGGCTGCCGCTCAATGATATCTCCCTGCGGCGGTGGCGGTGCTGCGGTAGTCTCTTCTGGAGTAGGAGTTTCTTGAATGATTGGAGTTTCTGTTGGAGCAGGGGTTTCAGGTGTAACAGGGGGGAGATCCGGCAGCGGTGGCAAAGTTTCTTCAGATCCCGGCTGCGGGGATGGGGTTGGGGTGAGGAGCGGAGTCACCTGCCCAAGCAGCTCAGCATAGAATACGGTATCCTGCTCCAGCCCAAAACGGCCCACCTCCCAGCGGTGTCGGGGGACAAACAGCGTTTGCACCAACACTTCCCGACTGACGAAGGTGGGAGTTCCTGAAAACACATAGCCATCAAGGATGACCCGCTTCAGATTGGGGCGACTTTGAAAGACCCGATCCACCTCCCGCAGCATCTCCGCACCCAGCCGCTCCAGTAGGGTTTCCAAAGTGTCATCTGGGCTGATCAACACCCGCACCGGAAAGCGATAGCCTTCGCAACGGTAATCACCACAAATCGTCACCAGCTCATTGCGTACCCGGATTTGCGAGGCCGGGTCAATATTGCCCCCTGGCACAAACACTTCGGCCTCGGGGTCTGCCTCCTGTGCCCAGGTCAGAGGCTTGCCAGCCCACCCCCCCAAGATCAGGGATCCCAAAAACAAGCCCAGGCCCAGACCTTGGATAGAAAACCTTCTACCCTGGCTGTGCTTTGGACGGGAAGAAGAGGCAGTGGAATCCTGAATCGGGCGTTTCATGGCATTAACCGTTCGCGTAACGTGCTGTAGGCGTTTACCCCGTACCGCCAAATCTACCCGACATCGGCAGAGGAGGCACTAGATCCGGCAAATTCTCTCGGAATCCATCACTTCGGTTTGGGTGGGATCCCGGAGCGGTAGGATTATGCCAAATCAGCATTCAAGCTAAAAAGCCCCAGACTTTGACAGGGAGCAAGGTAGCTTGACAGTGGCAATGTTCCTCCGGGATCTCTATGAAGCCGTTACGTACCTTTAAGGTTACCCCTTACTTACCCGCTGCTCTGGAAAGTCTGCGCTTCTTGGCCTACAACCTGCATTTCAGTTGGAATGTCGAAACCCGTAATGTATTTAGCCGTATGGATCCCGATCTATGGGATCGCTGTGCCCACAATCCGATTGCTCTTTTGGGAGAAATCCGGCAGGAACGGCTGGATGAGTTGGCAGAGGATCCCGGCTTTTTGGCTCAGCTGGAACGGGCAACTCAGCAGCTCCATAGCTATTTGCAAAAAGATACCTGGTATCGCAAGCACCGGGCTGCCCATGCTGTAGAAGGCGAATGCTACGCCTATTTTTCCGCCGAGTTTGGCCTGGCAGATTGCCTACCTATTTACTCTGGGGGCTTAGGGGTTTTGGCTGGGGATCACCTGAAAGCCGCCAGTGACCTCGGCCTACCTTTGGTGGGGGTGGGTTTACTTTACCAAAAAGGCTATTTCCGCCAGTACCTGAACCCGGATGGCTGGCAACAGGAACGCTACCCCATCAACGACTTTTTTAATATGCCCCTGGAATTGCAAAAGGATCCCGAGGGCAAAGAGATTCGCATCGAGGTGGACTACCCCAACCGTAAGGTGTTGGCGCGCATTTGGAAAGTGAATGTGGGCCGGGTACCTCTCTACCTGTTGGATACCAACATTGAGCCCAACAGCCAATATGACCAAGATATTACCGATGAGCTGTACGGCGGCGACCAGGATCTGCGCATCCACCAAGAGATCATGCTAGGGATTGGCGGGGTGCGGGCCTTGCGCGCCCTTGGGATCCGCCCCACCGTCTACCACATGAACGAGGGACACTCCGCTTTTCTGGCGGTGGAACGGATGCGCCTGTTGATGGCTGAGCAGGGGTTGAGCTTTGAAGAGGCCTGGCAGGTGGCCAAGTCCAGCCAAATGTTTACCACCCACACCCCTGTGCCTGCGGGGATCGACCTGTTTCCCCCCGATAAAATTGACTACTACCTCGGCTCCTACTACAGCCAACTGGGCCTGAGTCGAGAGCGCTTTTTGGCTTTGGGTCGGGAGAACACCGGCGATTTTCAGTCGCCCTTCAGCATGGCGGTGCTAGCCATCAACATGGCCTCTTTTGTGAATGGGGTGAGCAAGTTGCACGGGGCGGTCTCCCGCAAAATGTTCAGCCGCCTTTGGCCGGGGATCCCCTTAGAAGAAGTGCCCATCACCTCCATCACCAACGGGATCCATACCCGTACCTGGGTGGGGGAAGAGTACCAAGCGCTTTATGACCGCTACTTAGGCCCCGACTGGCCAGAAGCTCCCCCTTCCGATCCGCTGTGGCAGAAGGTGGATCGCATCCCGGACAGCGAACTGTGGCGGATCCACGAGCGCAGTCGCTCCCGGCTGGTCAGCTTTACCCGCGAACGCCTGATGGCGCAGTTGCACAAACGGGCCGCCTCTAACATCGAAGTGCAACGGGCTTCCGAAGCTCTCAACCCAGAAATCCTCACCATTGGCTTTGCCCGCCGTTTTGCCACCTACAAACGAGCCACCCTGCTGTTGCGGAACCCGGATCGTCTCAAGGCGCTGCTGAATCATCCCAAGTACCCGATGCAATTCATCTTTGCCGGTAAAGCTCACCCCCGCGATACACCCGGTAAGGAGCTGATCCGCCAAATTGTGCAGTTGTCGCGACAGCCGGAATTTCGGCAGCACTTGGTGTTTATCGAAGACTACGACATGCATGTCACCAGCATGATGGTGGCGGGGGTGGATGTATGGCTGAACAACCCCCTGCGCCCGCGGGAGGCCAGTGGCACCAGTGGTATGAAGGCTGCCGCCAATGGTGGACAAAACCTGAGCATTTTGGATGGCTGGTGGGATGAGGCGGACTACTACCAAACCGGCTGGCCCATCGGTCGCGGCGAGGAATACGAGGATCGAGCCTATCAGGATGAGGTGGAATCGAATGCCCTCTACGATTTGCTGGAACAAGAGGTTGCCCCGGCTTTCTACCAGGTCAGCAGCGATGGTTTACCCCATCAGTGGATCCAGCGCATGAAGCAGTCGATTCGCCTCAACGCCCCACTGTTTAGTACCCAACGGATGGTGCAGGAGTATGCCGAACGAGCCTACATTCCTCTGAGTAACTACTTCGACCGCATGCGCAGCGAAAACTTTGAATCTGCCCGTCGGTTCACCCGCTGGCAGAACCATCTCCAGGAGAACTGGTATGGCATTCAGGTGCTAGGGGTGCAGATAGAACACCCACAGGGCACTCTGGCCAAGTCTGGGGTGCAAGACAGTCAACAAGGCTGTCAAACCGTGATGGCGAGGGATCCCCTAACCATAACCGTCGAGGTACGACTGGGATCCCTGCAGCCGCAGGATGTGGTTTTGCAAGCCTACCAGGGGCCTGTGGATGATACCGGCCACATTCAGCAGGGGCAAATCACCCCGATGCATTACGTGCAGACGGTTGAGGATCGGGCGATTTTCTCGGGACAAATTCGCTATGATGCCAGCGGCTTACAGGGGTTGGCATTGCGGGTGATGCCCTTCCATCCGGATATGCACGATCCCTACGAGATGCGGTTGATGCTCTGGGCCTAGGCTAGCGGCTGGGATCCCCGAATTCTGTCTAGAACGTTGTCTAGAGAGGATGGGGATCCCTCTGCACCCACAGCTCCATCTATCGACCAACAGATCATGGCAGCGGCTGGCTGTTGCCCCCTTCTTGCACCCGAATCAAATCGACCGGGTAACCGAGGATAAAATCGGTGGCCTCCAGAATTAGCGTCGGGCCAAACAGGACAAACCCTGCCAAGAGGGCCAAGAGCGGCAGGGTACTTTTGATCATCTGGTCGTTCACAGCGTCCTCTCACACCTAGAGGTTCGACAACAACCCAACAAAGGTTCAAAAAAACCTCTGGGTTGGTTCGGCTCCAGCTTGACCGATCTGGCCGCCAATGACACTCCGGTTCTTGGTGTTCTCCACTGCCAGATCATGCAGAATAAAAGCAGACCTTGGTTGGATACCATGTCCAAAGTCCACTCTTCCACTGGTTTGCGGGTTTTGATCATCACTGCCCTACTCTTGGGGGGCATGCTCAGTTGGCGGCAGGATCGAGCCTTGGCGGTGATGGGATTGGCCAGTGCGGCAGCCATTTCCGTGTTTACTCGCCCCGCGATTTTGGCCTACAACCGCGGTCGAGAACAGTGGCTGAAAGGGGATCTGTCGGGGGCCGTCGAACAGCTGAGCTTGGCTTTGCAACAGGATCCTAACCTGACCAATGCCTACCTTTTGCGGGGAAAAGCCTATTTTGCCCTCAACCAAGTACCCTTGGCCCTGGCGGATTTTGACCGGGCGATCCAGTTGGCCCCGCGCCAGCCAGAACCCTATTCCTGCCGTGCCCTAATTCGAGTGGGTCAAGCGGATACGGAAGGAGCGATTGCCG from Thermostichus vulcanus str. 'Rupite' includes these protein-coding regions:
- a CDS encoding YebC/PmpR family DNA-binding transcriptional regulator; amino-acid sequence: MAGHSKWANIKRQKARVDAKKGSIFTKLSRAIIVAARNGLPDPDGNFQLRAAVDKAKAAGMPSENIERAIAKGSGNWSDDSPLEDIRYEGYGPGGVAVLIEAMTDNRNRTAAEVREAFSKTGGSLGETGCVSWMFRQKGVISLEVVPDEEALLLAVAEAGGDDLSTDGSQAEVYCDYTLLEQVATHLKKEGYQVQDVGIRWIPSNGVQVEDAETAKLVLNLMERLDNLDDVQNVYANFEIDEAVMESLV
- the glgP gene encoding alpha-glucan family phosphorylase encodes the protein MKPLRTFKVTPYLPAALESLRFLAYNLHFSWNVETRNVFSRMDPDLWDRCAHNPIALLGEIRQERLDELAEDPGFLAQLERATQQLHSYLQKDTWYRKHRAAHAVEGECYAYFSAEFGLADCLPIYSGGLGVLAGDHLKAASDLGLPLVGVGLLYQKGYFRQYLNPDGWQQERYPINDFFNMPLELQKDPEGKEIRIEVDYPNRKVLARIWKVNVGRVPLYLLDTNIEPNSQYDQDITDELYGGDQDLRIHQEIMLGIGGVRALRALGIRPTVYHMNEGHSAFLAVERMRLLMAEQGLSFEEAWQVAKSSQMFTTHTPVPAGIDLFPPDKIDYYLGSYYSQLGLSRERFLALGRENTGDFQSPFSMAVLAINMASFVNGVSKLHGAVSRKMFSRLWPGIPLEEVPITSITNGIHTRTWVGEEYQALYDRYLGPDWPEAPPSDPLWQKVDRIPDSELWRIHERSRSRLVSFTRERLMAQLHKRAASNIEVQRASEALNPEILTIGFARRFATYKRATLLLRNPDRLKALLNHPKYPMQFIFAGKAHPRDTPGKELIRQIVQLSRQPEFRQHLVFIEDYDMHVTSMMVAGVDVWLNNPLRPREASGTSGMKAAANGGQNLSILDGWWDEADYYQTGWPIGRGEEYEDRAYQDEVESNALYDLLEQEVAPAFYQVSSDGLPHQWIQRMKQSIRLNAPLFSTQRMVQEYAERAYIPLSNYFDRMRSENFESARRFTRWQNHLQENWYGIQVLGVQIEHPQGTLAKSGVQDSQQGCQTVMARDPLTITVEVRLGSLQPQDVVLQAYQGPVDDTGHIQQGQITPMHYVQTVEDRAIFSGQIRYDASGLQGLALRVMPFHPDMHDPYEMRLMLWA